In Dromaius novaehollandiae isolate bDroNov1 chromosome 3, bDroNov1.hap1, whole genome shotgun sequence, the following are encoded in one genomic region:
- the GZF1 gene encoding GDNF-inducible zinc finger protein 1, with protein MESNAVLLESKSSPINLLNEMHQLRLLGHLCDVTVSVEYQGVRAEFVAHKAVLAATSKFFREVFLNEKSMDGPRTNVFLNEVQVADFASFLEFVYTAKVEVEEDRVQRMLEIAEKLKCLDLSETCFQLKKQMLESVLLELQNFSESQNSEEESATQPSILLETKATAVAEADQADCPLDLPDSPVDRPSNGVALEMPADKSKEKIDKKKEMMKPPYAKIRRASGRLAGRKVFVEIPKKKYTRRLREQQKNAEVTVEENKYPQYQSMCDAEREEEQAENNIKPESEECDGNFESEENLKKSEEDKKKRGSNFKCSTCEKEFLYEKSFLKHIKHSHGIAAEIIYRCETCSQTFANRCNLKSHQRHVHSSERHFPCELCGKKFKRKKDVKRHILQVHEGGGERHQCQQCGKGLSSKTALRLHERTHTGDKPYGCTECEAKFSQPSALKTHMRIHTGEKPFVCDECGARFTQNHMLIYHKRCHTGERPFMCETCGKSFASKEYLKHHNRIHTGSKPFKCEVCFRTFAQRNSLYQHIKVHTGERPYCCDQCGKQFTQLNALQRHHRIHTGEKPFMCNACGRTFTDKSTLRRHTSIHDKNTPWKSFLVIVEGASKNDEGHKTELPDEEYDVSPKIPEKLLSFSENGHYQNLTAVPGSVTVLHDNGSTTGTDCKSDGTPGPQEALIATTLSELTVLHAQTDSIQPQLHALVNME; from the exons ATGGAAAGTAATGCAGTTTTACTGGAATCCAAGTCCTCTCCCATCAACCTTCTGAATGAAATGCATCAGCTGCGTCTCCTCGGCCACCTTTGTGATGTGACAGTTAGTGTGGAATACCAAGGTGTCAGGGCAGAATTTGTTGCTCACAAAGCTGTATTGGCAGCAACAAGCAAATTTTTCAGGGAGGTGTTTCTTAATGAGAAGAGCATGGATGGCCCAAGAACCAACGTGTTCTTGAATGAGGTCCAGGTTGctgattttgcttcatttcttgaGTTTGTCTATACTGCTAAGGTAGAAGTGGAGGAAGACAGAGTGCAGCGTATGCTGGAAATAGCTGAAAAGCTGAAGTGCTTGGACCTCTCAGAAACCTGCTTTCAATTAAAGAAGCAGATGCTTGAATCGGTGCTGTTGGAGTTGCAAAATTTCTCTGAATCACAGAACTCTGAGGAAGAGAGTGCTACCCAGCCAAGCATTTTGCTCGAGACAAAAGCAACTGCTGTGGCAGAAGCTGACCAGGCAGACTGTCCTCTGGATCTCCCAGACTCCCCAGTAGACAGGCCTAGCAATGGAGTCGCTCTGGAGATGCCAGCTgacaaatcaaaagagaaaatagacAAGAAGAAGGAGATGATGAAGCCTCCCTATGCCAAAATCAGAAGGGCAAGTGGGAGGCTGGCTGGGAGGAAAGTATTTGTGGAAATCcctaagaagaaatacacaaggcGTCTGAGAGAACAGCAGAAGAATGCAGAGGTTACTgttgaagaaaacaaataccCACAATACCAGAGCATGTGTGatgcagagagggaggaggagcaagCAGAGAACAACATTAAACCAGAAAGTGAAGAATGTGATGGCAACTTTGAATCagaagaaaacctgaaaaaatcTGAAGAGGATAAAAAGAAACGAGGCAGTAACTTCAAATGCAGCACGTGTGAGAAGGAATTCCTATATGAGAAAAGTTTTCTCAAGCACATAAAACACAGCCATGGCATTGCAGCCGAAATCATTTATCGATGTGAAACCTGCAGTCAGACCTTTGCCAACCGGTGCAACTTAAAAAGCCATCAGCGCCATGTCCACAGCAGCGAGCGCCACTTCCCTTGTGAACTCTGCGGTAAGAAGTTCAAGAGGAAGAAGGACGTCAAGAGGCACATTCTCCAGGTTCATGAGGGTGGTGGGGAGCGTCATCAGTGCCAACAGTGTGGAAAGGGGTTGAGCTCCAAAACTGCCTTGAGGCTTCATGAAAGGACGCATACAGGCGACAAGCCTTATGGGTGCACAGAGTGTGAGGCTAAATTTTCTCAGCCTTCTGCACTTAAAACACACATGAG AATCCATACTGGTGAAAAACCTTTTGTCTGTGATGAATGTGGTGCCAGGTTTACTCAGAATCACATGCTTATATATCACAAAAGATGTCACACAG GGGAAAGGCCTTTTATGTGTGAAACATGCGGGAAGAGCTTTGCCTCTAAGGAGTACTTGAAACACCATAACAGAATACATACTGGATCCAAACCGTTTAAATGTGAAGTTTGCTTCAGAACATTTGCACAGAGAAATTCACTTTACCAGCATATTAAAGTTCACACAG GTGAACGACCCTATTGCTGTGACCAGTGTGGTAAACAGTTCACACAGCTCAATGCACTGCAGCGTCACCATCGAATACACACAGGGGAGAAGCCATTCATGTGCAATGCATGTGGGCGAACCTTTACTGACAAGTCCACCCTCCGACGACACACTTCA ataCATGATAAAAACACTCCATGGAAATCCTTCCTTGTCATTGTTGAAGGAGCATCTAAGAATGATGAAGGTCATAAAACAGAGCTTCCTGATGAAGAATATGATGTGTCACCTAAAATACCAGAGAAGCTGCTATCTTTCTCTGAAAATGGCCACTATCAAAACTTGACTGCTGTCCCAGGGAGTGTGACTGTACTGCATGATAATGGTTCTACTACAGGGACAGACTGTAAGTCAGATGGGACTCCGGGACCCCAGGAAGCCCTTATAGCTACCACTTTAAGTGAGCTGACAGTACTACATGCACAAACAGACTCTATTCAGCCGCAGCTTCATGCTTTGGTGAATATGGAATAA
- the LOC135327992 gene encoding maestro heat-like repeat-containing protein family member 2B: MGHVSAATSFFGGNQVTHQRKAPENPLSPLPLGSPEGATEGNGAGEIVTAQNGWRLTRDRPQSGPAHGEDGGRVAGSVPAAIATFAAIVTSLLDWLQDAKEVAASPGLGLGFRLGNPSARFLPAPDGCPERCWQLVPGVSVAELLWGQQVPSLPCALCPQGGRAETYRELERVLWGDESRLQSSVVDRVIAVASKDLRAAQGVTAAMRTAASDDLVALARSHLRDVVSALQGHLEALDEMSEEVVLITLRNLAARYALQCVPFAETTLLALSRVLSMVGSGRTLCAVCGASASGRNVPSLAWGQPSSAPPVYSLFCYVSRNWQGCEEEEVKQAVLRAVGAMMGVLLHTEEHREHAWEQLLWLLHQYREVQDPFGVTTQCQFLPFRAARGDSPPSPPHVPLQSLRYFLGAVVGVQTRVPWAKLLTINAAVHQQLCNKIEPPSPEHRAELCHCIVLQAQICPEEMIVFLYCKLRSGSKANCVAAVEMLQALVCSDAPDVREKLPLLAKLAQSVCRDPMAQPPRQVRRAVLRFIGELLHSGTPGCSAWDMVGHIFSEFSRASDRLATGNLCAVEAQEERAIQRLCAHIVGTLDVSAGAVAKLLWPRLLRYLVPAQYTGMLVPLCRCLRTMAERQERAEHEEEETAPKALESEEQAALPAPQALLAHLLVVAAVAPHAGGGRGATALRLLQALPGMIHGAVGARWAADIPLMLQHLAGTTASSLDVAGCESLLLKFLQTSLELTEDKAWTVGLSRELSQQLGSSPRLSWEKRFLYKALGTALAACGCLHHVQEQTLKHLKAANFLELWEAQGMISVVSRCAESHFQLALSLVQEFTWTLKHQKQSHTVSTRAARAALMVIYGRMALRAPREQMLAHVERDVVGNVLWLYREGCQDAQLKLSLVQSITEISLAIQAVGACPKFELCRKRELLQTLLEVIHEEPQESPVHPRAIEAIRQLRKLKPHLSRKENCSLLAQCCQGIVCLRRPEQMEARGQMAAAAPRAPGVQAPSLRALGQLTAALLHTEPAPICLKDMVQILRRWLTSAHTCERERALQVCIQLLGTCEEGHKHRQGRACEQFGSLAGLLGPLTCDASAASRQRAATCLSHLLQIGAEATDVAPQTNEIGCLRERLNAITSESLLVTSANIAKRERERERERERERERAAVRTLFANISPRGQATDFMSTVMESLLCPRPVCARAAGRWTLTFLGECGEQIFQEEVPKVVSNLYTCLQSTQQSTPRHFMLQAMLLLARSHQQLVLNSLLQKCLPTDRSVHSPFPLPSDTAPGRACITCALSEVVSVLRSKTLVQRLLPYLLPGLLGQVSETLGEEMALSLGELSSDDTPGRLFVAALELVLAKCLEERWLRLLQEQGVWASLADPQAHTTGVCLLASVLLRAELVPQRLVQNLFPWLNSHSVNLRLTATACFAELMKAHMVEESKLLKPLLEALVARSHDPASAVRQMAVRGMGNVAIGVPAKLRRNRAAVVEVLLRDLEDVASAEVAAESLLALAKVLGQLKARAMGSAFEEIARSTQAFLGAEEEVLRCSAFALYGALASSASGRRSVFSREVEQAFPSLVLHLRDPTPAVSNVRAPGAPCRAAESPTVPAAPRCRSHLRRPAGVSQILADTCMARSLPQHAGQVSSIPMTARHFSRRARSLSICAPRFWGRRGCGGASPQVPG; the protein is encoded by the exons atgggccATGTGTCTGCAGCAACCTCCTTTTTTGGAGGAAACCAGGTGACGCACCAGAGAAAAGCCCCCGAGAACCCCCTGAGCCCCCTTCCCCTTGGGTCCCCGGAGGGGGCAACTGAGGGGAACGGGGCTGGGGAGATAGTCACCGCTCAAAATGGCTGGAGGTTGACGAGAGACC GTCCCCAGTCCGGACCTGCGCATGGTGAGGACGGCGGCAGGGTGGCTGGGTCTGTCCCTGCAGCCATTGCTACCTTTGCCGCCATCGTGACTTCTCTGTTGGACTGGCTGCAAGATGCCAAG GAGGTGGCAGCGTCCccggggttagggttagggttcaggttaggaAATCCCAGCGCCAGATTCTTGCCTGCTCCCGATGGCTGTCCTGAGCGGTGCTGGCAGCTCGTCCCCGGTGTCAGCGTGGCGGAGCTGCTGTGGGGGCAGCAAGTCCCATCGCTGCCGTGTGCGCTGTGTCCGCAGGGTGGCAGAGCAGAGACCTACCGCGAGCTGGAGAGGGTCTTGTGGGGTGATGAGAGCCGTCTGCAGAGCTCTGTCGTGGACAGAGTGATAGCGGTGGCATCCAAGGACTTGCgagcggcccag GGTGTGACGGCCGCCATGAGGACGGCCGCTAGTGACGACCTGGTGGCGCTGGCCCGCTCCCACTTGCGCGACGTGGTGTCGGCGCTCCAGGGCCACCTGGAGGCCCTGGACGAGATGTCGGAGGAGGTCGTCCTCATCACCCTGCGCAACCTTGCCGCCCGCTATG ccctgcagtgcgTGCCCTTTGCGGAAACAACACTGTTGGCCCTGAGCCGCGTGCTGAGCATGGTGGGGAGCGGACGGACGCTGTGCGCCGTCTGTGGCG CTTCCGCCAGTGGGAGAAATGTGCCTTCCCtcgcctgggggcagcccagctctgcgCCCCCCGTTTACTCGCTCTTCTGCTACGTGAGCAGAAACTGGCAGGGCtgtgaggaggaagag GTCAAGCAGGCTGTTCTCAGGGCAGTGGGTGCCATGATGGGTGTCCTCCTGCACACGGAGGAGCACCGCGAGCACGCCTgggagcagctcctctggctCCTGCACCAGTACCGGGAAGTCCAGGACCCCTTTGGGGTGACCACG CAATGCCAGTTTCTCCCTTTCCGGGCGGCTCGCGGTGACagccccccttccccaccccacgTTCCCTTGCAGAGTCTCCGCTAtttcctgggggctgtggtgggCGTTCAGACCCGCGTGCCCTGGGCCAAGCTTCTGACCATCAATGCTGCTGTGCACCAGCAG CTCTGTAACAAGATCGAGCCACCcagcccagagcacagagcagagctgtgtcACTGCATCGTGCTGCAGG cccAAATCTGCCCGGAGGAGATGATTGTCTTCCTATACTGCAAGCTGAGGAGTGGCAGCAAGGCCAATTGCGTGGCAGCCGTGGAAATGCTGCAAGCTCTGGTCTGCTCTGACG CCCCTGATGTGAGGGAGAAGCTGCCCCTGCTTGCAAAGCTCGCGCAGTCTGTGTGCCGCGACCCCATGGCCCAG CCTCCCCGGCAGGTGAGAAGGGCAGTCCTGCGTTTCATCGGGGAGCTGCTGCACTCCGGCACCCCAGGCTGCTCGGCGTGGGACATGGTAGGCCACATCTTCAGCGAGTTCAGCCGGGCCTCGGACAGACTG GCCACGGGAAACCTTTGTGCAGTGGAAGCCCAGGAAGAAAGGGCTATTCAGCGCCTGTGTGCGCACATTGTGGGCACACTGGACGTCTCTGCCGGAGCAGTGGCCAAA CTCCTGTGGCCGAGGCTGCTGCGGTATCTGGTGCCAGCCCAGTACACCGGCATGCTGGTCCCGCTCTGCCGCTGCCTGCGCACCATGGctgagagacaggagagagcagagcacGAGGAAGAGGAGACGGCACCCAAGGCCCTGGAGTCCGAGGAGCAAG CCGCTCTGCCggctccccaggccctgctggctcaCCTGCTG GTGGTGGCAGCGGTGGCTCCACACGCGGGCGGTGGCCGTGGAGCCacggccctgcggctgctgcaggCACTCCCCGGCATGATCCACGGAGCTGTGGGGGCAAGGTGGGCCGCAGACATCCCCCTGatgctgcagcacctggcag GAACGACTGCAAGCTCCCTGGACGTGGCCGGGTGCGAGAGCCTCCTGCTGAAG TTCCTGCAAACATCGCTGGAGCTCACTGAGGACAAGGCCTGGACCGTGGGCCTGAGCCGGGAGCtgagccagcagctgggcagctctccccgcctCTCCTGGGAGAAG cgGTTCCTGTACAAGGCTCTCGGCACAGCCCTGGCAGCTTGTGGGTGTCTCCACCACGTGCAAGAGCAGACCCTGAAACATCTCAAAGCAGCCAACTTCCTGGAGCTGTGGGAGGCACAG ggaaTGATTTCAGTTGTGTCCCGCTGCgccgagagccacttccagctGGCCTTGTCCTTGGTGCAGGAGTTCACGTGGACTTTGAAACACCAGAAG CAGAGCCACACGGTGAGCACCCGTGCTGCTCGCGCTGCGTTGATGGTGATCTACGGCAGGATGGCGCTGCGTGCCCCCAGGGAGCAGATGCTTGCCCACGTCGAGAGAGACGTCGTGGGGAATGTCCTGTGGCTCTACCgagagggctgccag GATgcacagctgaagctctccctggtgcagagcatcactgagatcaGCCTTGCCATCCAGGCTGTGGGCGCCTGCCCCAAGTttgagctctgccgcaagcgggagctgctgcagacacTACTG GAGGTGATTCACGAGGAGCCCCAGGAGTCCCCAGTGCACCCCCGGGCCATCGAGGCCATCAGGCAGTTGAG GAAGCTGAAGCCCCATCTGAGCAGGAAGGAAAACTGCAGCCTCctggctcagtgctgccagggcatTGTGTGCCTTCGTCGCCCGGAGCAGATGGAAGCGAGAGGGCAgatggcagcagctgctccacGCGCACCG GGTGTGCAGGCGCCGTCCCTGCGAGCGCTGGGCCAGCTCACGGCAGCCCTTCTCCACACAGAGCCGGCCCCCATCTGCCTCAAGGACATGGTGCAG ATCCTGCGGCGCTGGCTCACTTCAGCCCACACGTgcgagcgggagagggccctgcaggtgTGCATCCAGCTGTTGGGCACTTGCGAAGAGGGACACAAGCACAGG CAAGGCCGTGCCTGCGAGCAGTTCGGCTCCCTGGCGGGACTGCTGGGGCCTCTGACGTGCGATGCGTCGGCCGCATCCCGACAGCGGGCAGCAACCTGCCTCAGCCACCTGCTCCAAATAGGAG CTGAGGCCACGGATGTGGCACCCCAGACCAACGAGATCGGGTGCCTGCGTGAGAGGCTCAACGCCATCACCTCCGAGTCTCTGCTGGTGACCTCCGCCAACATCGCCAAA agagagagagagagagagagagagagagagagagagagagagcgcgctgCTGTCAGGAC cttgtttgcaaatatttcccccCGAGGCCAGGCCACAGACTTCATGAGCACTGTCATGGAGAGCTTGCTGTGCCCCAGGCCCGTGTGTGCACGGGCCGCTGGGCGGTGGACGCTCACCTTTCTGGGCGAGTGCGGAGAGCAAATAttccaggaggag GTACCCAAGGTCGTGAGCAACCTTTACACCTGCCTGCAGAGCACCCAGCAGAGCACTCCCAGGCACTTCATGCTGCAGGCGATGCTCCTCCTGGCCCGCTCTCACCAACAGCTGGTGCTCAACAGCCTCCTCCAGAAATGCCTGCCCACAGACAGGTCTGTGCACTCGCCCTTCCCTCTGCCGTCAGACACAGCCCCAGGGCGCGCCTGC ATCACCTGCGCCCTCTCTGAGGTGGTGTCGGTCCTGCGGAGCAAGACGCTGGTCCAGCGCCTGCTTCCCTATCTGCTTCCCGGCCTCCTGGGGCAGGTCAGCGAGACGCTGGGGGAGGAGATGGCACTGTCTCTCGGGGAGCTGAGCAGCGATGACACACCGGGCAG ACTTTTTGTGGCAGCGttggagctggtgctggcaaAGTGCCTGGAGGAGCGAtggctgcggctgctccaggagcagggagtgtgggcatCCCTGGCAGACCCCCAGGCTCACACcaccggcgtgtgtctcctggcaAG TGTGCTGCTCCGCGcggagctcgtcccgcagcgcttGGTGCAGAACCTCTTCCCATGGCTGAATTCGCACTCGGTGAACCTgcggctcacggccacggcttgctttgctgag CTGATGAAGGCCCACATGGTGGAGGAGAGCAAGCTCCTGAAGCCCCTCTTAGAGGCCTTAGTAGCAAGATCACACGACCCTGCCAGCGCCGTGCGGCAAATGGCCGTGAGAGGCATGGGCAACGTGGCCATTGGAGTGCCTGCAAAG CTGCGGAGGAACAGGGCGGCCGTGGTGGAGGTGCTGCTCAGGGACCTGGAGGACGTGGCCAGCGCGGAGGTggctgctgagagcctgctggcacTGGCAAAGGTGCTGGGGCAGCTGAAGGCAAGAGCCATGGGCTCTGCCTTTGAAGAGATCGCCAGGTCCACCCAGGCGTTCTTGGGAGCG GAGGAAGAGGTCCTGCGCTGCTCGGCCTTTGCCCTCTATggcgccctggcctcctctgcctcGGGCAGGAGGTCcgttttcagcagagaggtggagcaAGCATTTCCCAGCCTCGTGCTGCACCTCCGGGACCCGACCCCAGCCGTCTCCAACGTAAGAGCCCCCGGAGCTCCTTGCAGAGCCGCAGAAAGCCCCACAGTGCC